The sequence TGCGGCTTGCCTGCGCACCGAGGCGGAATTCGAACAGTTCGCCAGGGGTCAGGGCAAGGTCGAAGGTGCCGTTGGCCAGCTGCTGCTCGTCACGGTTCTGCGCCGCATCGATATGGCGCGTGCCGGCGGTGTGGTAGGCTTCGCCGGAGGCGGAAACCGTCAGGAAGTCGTCGCTGTGGCCGACCCGGAACGCCGCGTCGTAGGTACCGTAGAGGCCGCCGTAGAAGCTGACTTCCTTGGTATTGTCGTTTCTCGTGACGATGTGGATCGCACCCGCGCTGGCGCCGTCGCCGCCGAGGACGATCCCGCCCCCTTTGACGATCTCGAGGCGTTCGATGTCGGCAGGGGCGATGGAGCTGAGCAGCTGCGGGACCATGTCGACGTTGTTGAGCCGGCGGCCGTTGAGGGTGACGACGATGTTCTGGTAGCCGTTCTCGATGCCGTAGCCGTGCAGGTCGAGGCGCTGGGCCATCGGGTTGCCGTAGGAGGGCAGTGCAAAGAGGGAGGTCTGCAGGGTGATGAACTCGTAGAGTGACCGGGCATGGCTCTTTTCGATCTCCTCGGCGGTGTAGACCTCGACACTGTCTGCGGCATCGAGCTCGGTACTGTGCAGGGGGCTGGAGGTGACGGTCAGCGCTTCGAGGGTGATGCCTTGGGCGTTGAGGGCAGAGCCTGCGAGGGCTGCCACGGCGAGGGAGAGTGCAATTTTTTTCATAGGGTTCCTTTGGGAATGGATAATGGGGTCAGGGGGCAGGGCGCTGCGGGCGGCGACAGGGTCGAACGGGTATAGCGGAAGGGGTTTCGGGCACGTTTCGGGCGGTTGTGGCTGCGCAGGTGTCTGCAGGCAAGGCGGTGAAAGTGGAGGTTGCAGTGGCAGGGGCGGCGCCGGCCGCCGGGAAGCTCCGTTGTGGCGGGTTCCAGTGCCGCCTCGTCCTCTTCGAGGCACGCCTCGTCGTCGCTTTCGTCACTGACCATGCCGTGGTGCGCTAGGGTGCTGTTTTCACGGCGCTGCAGGGTGGTCACGGCACTGTAGGCCTGGATGGCGCTGAGTGTAAAGTAGCGTTTTCCGAACCCTCTTGGTACGCGCATCCGGCCTCCTTGAATGAATAGCGGAAGTATAGCACAGAGGGCGCCCGGAAGGGCCCGGTGTACAGGTTTCTTAGATGATTTAGGATAGTATGACCGAAAAGCATCGGGAGTGGGAAATGGTCATCGAAGAGGATCTCGCGGCGCTGTCCCAGCGCTTTCATCGTCACACGCTCTGCGGCATGCGTCTGCTCTGGCTGATGTCGCTGCCGCTGCTGCTCTGGCTCTTCGCCATGGCGGGGTTTACGGGGCTTGTCAACTTCAACGTCGAACTGCACAGCGTCATTATGATGGGCGCCATCTTCCTGATCTGGCTCTTTTTCGCCCCGCACAACGCCTACTACGCCGCGTGCAAACTCCGCCGCGGTTTCGGCAGCATCCAGCGCGCTCTGGCCGCCTTCATCAACAAGAACCTCCTTGCCGTCGCCGGGGTTGAGAAGGCGGATGCGACGCTGGACGATTTCCTGGCCGAGTCGGCGGGGACGATGCGCAACGAGAACTTCTCCTCCGTGGCCGCCGGGATCTTCCCGACGCTGGGGATCCTGGGGACCTTTATCAGTATCGCTATTTCGATGCCGGACTTCTCGGCCCAGACCTCCGAAGTGCTGGAACAGGAGATCTCGCGGCTGCTCGGCGGGGTGGGAACGGCCTTCTACGTCTCCATCTACGGTATCTTCCTCTCCATCTGGTGGATCTTTTTCGAAAAGAGCGGCATCAGCCGTTTCGAACGGGACGTGGCGGAGCTCCGCGAGGTGACGCGCCCCTTCTTCTGGGAGAAAAAGGAGATCGAACAGACCTACTACCGCAAGAGCCTGGCCCATTTCGAGAAGCTTGACACCCTTTATGACACGATGGCCTCGCGCGATTTCGTCGCGGAGGTGAACCGTACCCTGGAGCAGCGTCTGCACATTTTCGGCCAGATCATCGAGCGGGAGCAGCAGGCGGCGGAAGCGCTCGGGAAGCTGATGGCGCAGAGCGGTTCGCTGTTTGAGCGCACGATGCAGGAGCAGACTGTTTCGGCGGAAGCACTGCAGCGCGTCGGCCTGGGGGTTGAGCGTTTCGCGGCGCAGATGCGCGAAGAGGACGAGCGGATGGAGCAGCGCCGGCAGACCCTCTCAAGGGAGTATCAGCACGGTGTCACCGTTGCGGAGACCCTGGGCGGGGAGATTGCGCGGCTCAGCGAGGCGCTGGCCAACCTCAACGCCGGCAATGTCAAGGAGCTCTACAGCGGGGTACTCTCAAACATCGAGTCTATGAAACAGGAGATCGACCGGGTCGGTGTGCAGTTTGACGAACACATCCGTGGCTTTGACGCGCAGTTTTTGGAGAAACTCCAGCGTACCCTGAAGCTGATCGATTCGGAAACGGCCCAGATCGTCGAGCAGATCGCCCGGTTGAACAAAAGCGACGGGGAGACGCGCTGAGCATGCTGCGGCGACGGGATAACGGGGAGCGGGAGCAGAACTTCTGGATCTCCTATGCCGACCTGATGGCGGGGTTGCTCTTCGTCTTTATCCTGCTGGTGGGGGCGATTGTCGTCAAAACGGTGCTGATGCGTTCCGATCTTTTTGCGATCCGCGCGGACCTGCAGGCGCAGAAAACGGCGCTCGGGCTGAGCGAAAAGGCGCTCTCCGAGAAGAAAAAGCGGCTGCGGGAGATCCAGGCACAGCTGGCGGCCTCCCGGGAGGCGAACGCCCACCTCAGCATGGAGCTGGCCCTGCTGCAGAGCGAAGCGGAGGGGCTGCGCATCTCCGTGGATGATCTGAATGCGACCCTGCACGAGCGAACAACCGCCCTGGCGCTGACCCGCGGGGAGATGGAACAGCTCAAAGCGCTGCTGCTGGAGACGGAGACGCAAAGAGCGTCACTGCAGGGCGAGGCGGAGCGGCTCACTTCGGAACTGGATGCGGCCCAGAAACAGCATGCCGAAGATACGAACCTGATCAAACTGCGCGACGACGAGATGGTAGAGCTGGAGAAAGCGCTGCTGTTGAAAAAACGCGCCTACCAGAAGGTGGTGGAGGATCTCAACCTCACCAGGATCAAGATCAAGAATCTCACGGGGATCAAGGTCAAGGTCGTACAGCACCTCAAGGAGGAGCTGGGCGATTCGATCAGCATCGATCCCAAGAGCGGCTCGTTGCGCTTCGCGTCGAACGTGCTTTTCAACCAGGGGGAGGCGACGCTCAAACCGGAGGCGAAGCAGGAACTTAGCCGGGTGCTGGGGCAGTATATCGACGCCCTGCTCAGCGACAAGCAGATGCGCCGCTATATCGACCGGATCATCATCGAGGGGCATACGAACTCCGACGGCAGCTACCTTTTCAACCTGGAACTCTCCCAGCAGCGGGCCCTGGCGGTGATGACGTTCCTCTATACGCAGTACCCGCAGAACCGGAAGCTTTTCCGGGAGTACCTCAGCGCCAGCGGCCGCAGCTTCACCGAACCGGTGCTGGGGGCAAACGGCAAAGAGGACAAGCAGGCGTCGCGCCGCATCGAGATCAAGTTCCGCATCAAGAACGAGGAGGCGGTGCGGGAGCTGATGAACTACCTCAACGCGCAGGGGGATGGCGGTGCGTGACGAAGAGCTGCTGGTCCGGCCCGAAAAGCTCGAAGCCCTGCGCAAGGAGCTGACGCTGCAGGCGGAACGCCGTGAACGCGCACGCAAAATCCTCACGCCGCCGCGGAAAAAACCGTGGTGGCGACGCCTCTTCTTCTAACGCCCCCTGCGCTATAATGCGCCCTATGAAACTCTCCCACCTGCGCCAGATCGCCGAGTACCTACAAGCCTTCAAACATATCAATGCCATCCACCGCGTGAATGACACGACGATCAAGATCGTCCTGGGGGAGAAGAGCCTCTATGCGAACATGCAGAAGGGGCACAGCTACCTGGCGATGTGCCGTCACGACATCCGGCGCAGCAAGGTCTACCAGGCCCCTTTCGACGTCGTGCTGGCCAAGCGGTTCAACCGCGCCGTCATCACGGACATTTCGCTCTACAACGACGACAAGATCCTCCGCATCGAAGCGGCGCTCAGCGGGGCATACAAGCACTCCAAAACGATCCTGCAGCTCGAATTTACCGGTAAAACGACCAACGCGATCATCCTGGACGAAGATGAGGTCGTCCTCGAAGCGCTGCGCCACATCGACGCCTCTACCTCCTACCGGATCGTGCGCGTCGGCCAGCCCCTGCTGCCGCCGCCGCCTCCGACATTCACGCCGAAAGAGTACCCCATTGCGGACGTGGAAGCCTACCTCTACGAGGTGTGTGACCGGGAACAGGCAGAGCGGCTGGCGGCGCTCAAGCAGCAGAAGGTCGGTCTGCTGTTCAAAAAGCTCCGACGGCTCGAAAAACACCTGGAGGCCCTTGAGGACGAAGCGGCGCTGGAGGTGGAGGCGGCGCGGTTACAGCACCTGGGCAACCTCGCCCTGGCCAACCTTTACAAGATCAAGCCCTACCAAATGCGCCTTACGCTGGATGATTACGACGGTACTACTGTTGAAGTCGACCTTCCAAAGGCCTTCGCCTCGGCCCACCAGGTGAGCGACCACTTCTTCAAGCTGGCGAAGAAGACGAAGCAGAAGGCGGCACATATGCATATCGAGCGTGAGGGGCTGGAGGGGAAAGCCAGCCACTTCGGGCACTTCATCGCGACGGTTGAGGGGGCGGCGACGGTCGAGGAGATCGCCCGCCTTTTCCCGCCGAAACAGACGGGACGCACCAAAGAGAAGAGCGACGATGCCGTCGAGACCTTCTGGATCGAGGGGTACAAGGTGCAGCTGGGCAAGAACGAACGGGGCAATATCGCGCTGCTGCAGCGCGCCCGCGCCCGGGACATCTGGCTGCATCTGCGCGACCGCCCCTCGACCCACGTCATCATCACGACCGACAAACAGAAGGTACCCGAGAGCGTCCTCGAGGCGGCAGCAAAGCTCTGCGTCGACTTCTCGGTGATGAGCCCCGGGCTCTTCGAGGTCGACTACACCCCGAGACGCGAGGTGAAGATCCAGGAGGGGGCAAACGTGCTCTACAACAAGTACGAGACGATCACCGTCTCCAAGCAGCCCACTGTTCCCGGGCCATAGGGGCGTACAGCCTACTTGTTGTATAATCCCTTTAAAAACGGGATGAAAATGGCAGCAACGGAGACGACAAAAAGGGTAGTAACGGGAGCCGCGCTGATCGGGGCGGTTGTCCTGCTGGGCTGGATTGACAACTTCATCCTGATGTGGCTGGTTCTCGGCGGCGTCTACCTGCTTGCCTTCTACGAGGCGGCCAACCTCTACGGCCTGCACCACAACGCCTCTTTCGCCTTTGCGGCGATGCTCTGGCTCCTGGCCGCCGTCTACCCCTACCCGGACGACCTTTTCGTGTTGATGGGCGTCGCCTTCGCCGCCTATGCCGCCTACAAACCCCGTACCGACTGGCGCCTCTTTCTTCCCTTTGCGTACCCGACGGCGGGGATGCTTTTCTTCCTGACCCTCTACAAAGACTACGGCCTGGTGGCGATGGCCTGGTTAATCGTCGTTGTCGCCGCAGCCGATATCGGGGCCTACGTGGTCGGCAAAAGCATCGGGAAGACGAAGTTTTCCGAAACGAGTCCGAACAAGACGCTCGAAGGCGTCATCGGCGGGATCGTCATCGCTACCGTTGCCGGTGTTTTCGTGGGGCTGCGCGTCGTGAATCTTGAGGTGGCTATAGCCGTGTCGCTGGCGACGGCGGTCAGTGCCGTGTTCGGCGACCTTTACGAGAGCTACCTCAAGCGCAAAGCCGGCGTCAAGGACAGCGGTAACGTCCTGCCGGGCCACGGCGGGGTGCTCGACCGCATCGACGGCTACCTTTTCGGTGCTGTTGTCATGGTAATTCTGCTGCGGGGCCTCGTGTAAGGTGATCATTCTCGGTTCGACCGGTTCCATCGGTGTCAACGCCCTGGCGATCGCGGAACGCTTTTCGCTCAACGTCGAGGCCCTCGTTGCCGGCAACAGCATCGACCGGCTCAACCAGCAGATCGAAAAGCACCGTCCCAACTGGGTCGTCATCGCGAATGAAGCGGATATCCCCAGGGTCAATCACCCCAACGTTCTGAGCGGCGAGGAGGCGATCCTGCGTGTGATCGAGGAGGCGGATTCCGAATTCGTCGTCAACGCCCTGGTGGGCTTCCTGGGGCTCCGCCCGACCCTCAAGGCGCTGGAGCGGGGCAAGAAGGTCGCCCTGGCGAACAAGGAGTCCCTCGTGGCGGCGGGCGCCTTTATCGATACCTCCCGCATCCACCCTATCGACAGCGAACACTTCGGACTCTGGTACCTCCTCAACGACAGCCGCCCGGTCAAGAAGATGACCATCACCGCCAGCGGCGGGGCATTTCGCGACTGGCCGCTGGAGAAGCTCGCCACGGCGACGCTGGAAGACGCCCTCAAGCACCCCAACTGGTCCATGGGGCAGAAGATCACGATCGACAGCGCCTCGATGATGAACAAGCTCTTCGAACTGCTCGAAGCGCGCTGGCTCTTCGGGGAGCTCGACTACGACGCCATCATTGAGACCCGTTCGCTCATCCACGCCTTTGTCGACTTCGCCGACGGTTCGACGACGGCGCACATCGCCGGGGCCAACATGCAGCTTCCGATCGCCTACGCGCTGATGGGCAAGGTCGAAGAGCAGATCCTGGAGCCCGTGGACCTGCTCAAGGTGGGCGGCCTGGAGTTCCGCGAGATCACGAAGGAGCGCTACCCGGTCTGGGAGATCAAGGAGGCGCTGCTGCGTGAGCCGCAGCGTGGCGCGGTCGTCAATGCCGCCAACGAGGCGGCCATCGCGCAGTTCATCGCCGGGAATATCGGTTTCCTCGATATCTCCCGTCGGGTCGTCGATGCCTTCGAGCACTTCGACCGGGTGCCGGGGAGCGTCGAGGAGGTTTTCGCCATCGACGAAGAGGTGCGCGCCTATGTGGGAGCAATGTCATGAGCAAAAAGGTCCTTCTGCTGCACGGCTGGGGCGGCAGCGACTTCCCGCACTGGCAGAGCTGGCTGGCCGGGGAGCTGGCCAAGGATTACGGCACGGTCTGCTTCCCGCTGCTCGACCATCCCCACTTCCCCTCCAAAAACCGCTGGGTGCGTCAGGTGAAAGCACTGCTGGAGGAGTTCAGACCCGACGTCGTCATCTGCCACTCCCTGGCGAACACCCTCTGGTTTCATCTCTGCCACGAGGGGGAGATCGCACCGGTAGCAAACCTCTTCCTCATCGCCCCGCCGCGGCTTGACTGCGAGATCGAGACGATCAAGAGTTTCTTCCCTGTGACACCTCCTGCAAACCTCTTTGCCGAGAATGTGCAGCTTGTGACGTCGACGACAGACCCCTATATGACGCCGGAGGAGGCGCAGGCACTGCAGGCGGCGCTCGACGTGCCGATGACGGTGCTGGAAGCAGCCGGGCACATTAACGCCGACAGCGGCTACGGCGAATGGCCGTGGATCCTTGAACAGGTAAGGGGCCTAGGGTGATTCTTTCCATTGAAAGCAGCTGCGACGACAGTTCTATCGCGATTACCGAGATAGCGACCAAGAAACTCGTCTACCATAAGAAGATTTCCCAGGAGCTGGAGCACTCCGTTTACGGCGGGGTCGTGCCGGAGCTGGCTTCAAGGCTGCATGCCGAGGCGCTGCCGAAGATTCTGGAGGAGTGTAAAGGGTGGTTCGGGCAGCTCAAGGCCGTCGCCGTCACGAACGCGCCCGGTCTATCGGTGACGCTGGTCGAAGGGGTGACGATGGCGAAGGCGCTCAGCCTGACGCTGAAGATCCCGCTCATCGGCGTCAACCACCTCAAGGGGCATATCTATTCGCTTTTCATCGGGAAAGAGACGCAGTTCCCGCTGACGGTGCTGCTCGTCTCCGGCGGCCATACCCAGGTGATCGAGGTGGAGAACCTGGCGCGGATGGAAACGGTGATGCGGACGATGGACGACAGCTTCGGGGAGAGCTTCGACAAGGTCGCGAAGATGATGGGGCTGGGCTACCCCGGCGGGCCGGTCATCGAGAAACTGGCGCTGGGAGGTGACCGGGAGCGCTACCCCTTCCCCATCCCGCTGCAAAAACGCGGGGAGATGGCGTTCAGCTACTCGGGGCTCAAAAACGCCGTCCGTCTGGCCGTAGAGGAGGGCAGCGAAGCGGATTACCCCGACATCGCCGCCTCGTTCGAGCACATCGCGACCGAGCATCTTTTTAGAAAGTTACGAAAATATTTCAAAACCCGTCCGCCCAAACGCTTTGCCATTGTCGGGGGTGCCAGCGCCAACCGCTACCTGCGCGGACGCATCGAGGAGCTGCTGTCACCTTACGGCGCCGAACTGCTGTTGGCGGAACTGCAGTACTGCTCGGACAATGCGGCGATGATCGGGCGGATCGCCGTCGACCTTTACGAAGCAGGGGCATTTACCTCCATCGCAGAGCTCCACAGCGCACCCAAATCTGATTTTTAAACTCAACTTAAGAGTTCCCAGGTTGGGGTCTATTAAGACAAAAGTTATCCGAATTATGTAAAACTCCTGCATCTCAAAAAAAACAGGAGCCCTAACATGGCAACTACAATGCTCAAAGGTAACACAGTTAACCTCGCAGGTAACGAAGTAAACGTTGGTGATAAAGCACCGGAAGTTACAGTCGTAAACTCTAACGGTCTGGCAGACAAAGTTGTCGGCGGCGCGTCCGGCAAAAAACAACTGATCGTTGTTGTCCCGTCCCTCGATACTCCGGTATGTGCAACAGAAACTCGTAACTTCAACAAGAAGGCATCTGAACTCGGTGATGTTGACCTCACTATCGTTTCTATGGACCTTCCGTTCGCAGGCGGCCGCTTCTGTTCTACAGAAGGTATCGAAAACCTGACAGTCGCTTCCGACTTCCGTAACAAAGATTTCGCGAACGCTTACGGTGTTCTGATCGCTGACGGCCCGCTGGCTGGTGTTACTTGCCGTGCTATCTTTGCAGTAGACGCTGAAGGTACGATCACTTACAAAGAGATCGTTCCGGAAATTACTGAAGAGCCGAACTACGACTCTGCACTCGCAGCCGTTAAATAATCGCTTTTCCGCCCCCTCGGGGGTACCCCTCCCCCTTATTTTTTCTCCTATCTTTTTTCTTGTTACCCCATTCTGTGTTATAGTCCGCACTCATAATACTGGAGGTTAAAAAATATGAAAAAATGGTTTAAATTCGTTGCTTTACTGGCGCTCTCTGCCGTACCGGTTTTGTCGGATGTATTGAGAGTGGAAGCGGGCGGCGGCGTCTGGATGCAGACGCCGAAGGGCACCATTGCCTATCAGACATCGACGGATTCGGGCAGCAGTACGAACCGTGAGGATCAGACCCAGCGCGGTTACGCCTGGCTCTATGTCAAACACCCCGTACCGGTCCTGCCCAACATTCGGCTGGAGTACTGTAACATCAGTACGGACGGTGATGTAACGGTCACACTGGGCTCGCTGATCCCCGTGACGACGTCTAGCACGAGCAGCTTCGACACAAACGAATACGATGCCGTCCTCTACTATAATCTTCTGGACAACACGTTCTGGACGACCCTGGATCTCGGTGTGGATGTCAAAGCGCTCGATTACCGGTTTGACGTCGCCCCGACAAATGACCTGATCGCCTACGGCGGCTACAGCAAAAGCGGCACCTTCGTACTGCCGCTCGTCTATGCGAGGGCACGGGTGGAAATCCCCGGGACAGGGCTCGGGATCGAAGGGCTTGGCAGCTACATCTCCTATCAGAAGTCGCATGTGTATGACGCCCGCATCAAGGCCGACTGGACGATGACGTTCGTGCCGGGTATCCAGCCGGGTGTCGAGGTGGGGTACCGTATCCAGAAGATCACGATCAACGTTGACGACAAGGCAATCGACGGCGATATCGACTTCAGCGGGCTCTACGTTGGCGCATTCCTGCGTTTCTGATATACTCTGTTTTTGATAACTTTGTAATAATGGAGTCAATGATGTCTATGAAACTGAAAACGGCGGCGGCACTGGTTGCGGCACTTTTCTCTCTGAACGCGTCGGCGGATTTTTTGCGTGCCGAAGCCGGTATCGGTGCTTTCAATGCTGCCCCCGGCGGTACATTTGAAGACAAAAGCGGTGCCCCCAGCTTTGATCTGAAAGATGATCTTGGAATCGATACGGAGAACGACTTCTATGTCTGGGCCTATGTCAAACACCCGGTACCGGTCATTCCGAACGTCCGTCTGGAGTACCTGAACCTGACGCACAACCCCGATGGGGCCAGCTCGTTCAACGTCAGTGAACTTGACGGGATCCTCTATTACAACATCCTGGACGATACCTTCTTCGTCACCGTCGACATCGGGCTTGATGTCAAATACGTGACCTCGGACAGCAAGGGCTTCGATGATTCGGAGACCCTGGCACTCGCCTATGCCCGTGCACGGGTGGAGCCGCTCGATTCGCTGGGCCTGGAGACCCTGGTCAAGGTGACGAACTACCAGGATAATAAGGGGTACGATTTCCGTATCAAGGCGGACTATACGCTGACGTCCCTCCCCGTCGTCCAGCCGGGGCTGGAGATCGGTTACCGCATCCACAAGGTGCAGTACGCGATCGGCGATTACATCAACAAGGGTGAATACACCGGCGTCTACGGCGGTCTGATGCTGCGCTTCTAAAGCCAGCGTCGGTCGATAATAATCACTTCCCGCTCCAGCAGGATGCCCGTGGCCTCCTGCACGCGCCGCTGCGCCAGTTCCAGCAGCGCCGCGGCTTCTTCAAACGTCCCACTTCCCAGATTGACCAGAAAGTTCGCATGCATGGTGCTGAAGGCCATATCGCCGATGCGGTACCCTTTGAGCCCGACGGATTCGATCAGCCTCCCGGCATAATCTCCCGGCGGGTTTTTAAAGGCGCTGCCGGCGCTGGGGTCGGAGGGCTGGTTGGCTCGCATCTGCTTGAAGAGCTCTATTTTTGACGGGTCGAACCCTGTTTCGATCTCGAAAGTCGCTTCGAAAACGACCTTGTCGATCCCTGTGGTACGGTAGCCGTGGGTGATTGCCGCTTTCGCATGCCAACCGCTCTTTGTACGCAGGGCGATGAGGCGGTTGAAGATCTCGTACTCCTTCAGTCCCGCGTTCATCTTCAGCATGCCGCCGAGGGTGCCCGGAAGGTGGGAGAGAAATTCGAAATGGGCGATATCGTGTTTTTTGCAAAAAGAGACGATCTTGCCGCCGGGGGTCGCGGCCCCGATATGCAAAACACCCTCTTCGATGCGGATAAAATCATAGGTTTTGGAGAGTTTCATCAGCGGGGGGAGCTCCGTACCGAAGAGGACGTTGTTGGCGGCCCCGATCAGGTAGGCACCGTCGGGGTAGTCGTCGCTGTCGATCATGTAGACGTCGGCGACGGGCCCGATACGGATGGAGCTGAGCTTGGCCAGGTCGATCGATTTGTACGGCATGTCAGCTGT is a genomic window of Sulfurimonas sp. HSL1-2 containing:
- the tsaD gene encoding tRNA (adenosine(37)-N6)-threonylcarbamoyltransferase complex transferase subunit TsaD, whose product is MILSIESSCDDSSIAITEIATKKLVYHKKISQELEHSVYGGVVPELASRLHAEALPKILEECKGWFGQLKAVAVTNAPGLSVTLVEGVTMAKALSLTLKIPLIGVNHLKGHIYSLFIGKETQFPLTVLLVSGGHTQVIEVENLARMETVMRTMDDSFGESFDKVAKMMGLGYPGGPVIEKLALGGDRERYPFPIPLQKRGEMAFSYSGLKNAVRLAVEEGSEADYPDIAASFEHIATEHLFRKLRKYFKTRPPKRFAIVGGASANRYLRGRIEELLSPYGAELLLAELQYCSDNAAMIGRIAVDLYEAGAFTSIAELHSAPKSDF
- a CDS encoding OmpA family protein, producing MLRRRDNGEREQNFWISYADLMAGLLFVFILLVGAIVVKTVLMRSDLFAIRADLQAQKTALGLSEKALSEKKKRLREIQAQLAASREANAHLSMELALLQSEAEGLRISVDDLNATLHERTTALALTRGEMEQLKALLLETETQRASLQGEAERLTSELDAAQKQHAEDTNLIKLRDDEMVELEKALLLKKRAYQKVVEDLNLTRIKIKNLTGIKVKVVQHLKEELGDSISIDPKSGSLRFASNVLFNQGEATLKPEAKQELSRVLGQYIDALLSDKQMRRYIDRIIIEGHTNSDGSYLFNLELSQQRALAVMTFLYTQYPQNRKLFREYLSASGRSFTEPVLGANGKEDKQASRRIEIKFRIKNEEAVRELMNYLNAQGDGGA
- a CDS encoding NFACT RNA binding domain-containing protein yields the protein MKLSHLRQIAEYLQAFKHINAIHRVNDTTIKIVLGEKSLYANMQKGHSYLAMCRHDIRRSKVYQAPFDVVLAKRFNRAVITDISLYNDDKILRIEAALSGAYKHSKTILQLEFTGKTTNAIILDEDEVVLEALRHIDASTSYRIVRVGQPLLPPPPPTFTPKEYPIADVEAYLYEVCDREQAERLAALKQQKVGLLFKKLRRLEKHLEALEDEAALEVEAARLQHLGNLALANLYKIKPYQMRLTLDDYDGTTVEVDLPKAFASAHQVSDHFFKLAKKTKQKAAHMHIEREGLEGKASHFGHFIATVEGAATVEEIARLFPPKQTGRTKEKSDDAVETFWIEGYKVQLGKNERGNIALLQRARARDIWLHLRDRPSTHVIITTDKQKVPESVLEAAAKLCVDFSVMSPGLFEVDYTPRREVKIQEGANVLYNKYETITVSKQPTVPGP
- a CDS encoding UDP-N-acetylmuramate dehydrogenase, producing the protein MPYKSIDLAKLSSIRIGPVADVYMIDSDDYPDGAYLIGAANNVLFGTELPPLMKLSKTYDFIRIEEGVLHIGAATPGGKIVSFCKKHDIAHFEFLSHLPGTLGGMLKMNAGLKEYEIFNRLIALRTKSGWHAKAAITHGYRTTGIDKVVFEATFEIETGFDPSKIELFKQMRANQPSDPSAGSAFKNPPGDYAGRLIESVGLKGYRIGDMAFSTMHANFLVNLGSGTFEEAAALLELAQRRVQEATGILLEREVIIIDRRWL
- a CDS encoding phosphatidate cytidylyltransferase, which encodes MKMAATETTKRVVTGAALIGAVVLLGWIDNFILMWLVLGGVYLLAFYEAANLYGLHHNASFAFAAMLWLLAAVYPYPDDLFVLMGVAFAAYAAYKPRTDWRLFLPFAYPTAGMLFFLTLYKDYGLVAMAWLIVVVAAADIGAYVVGKSIGKTKFSETSPNKTLEGVIGGIVIATVAGVFVGLRVVNLEVAIAVSLATAVSAVFGDLYESYLKRKAGVKDSGNVLPGHGGVLDRIDGYLFGAVVMVILLRGLV
- the tpx gene encoding thiol peroxidase, which encodes MATTMLKGNTVNLAGNEVNVGDKAPEVTVVNSNGLADKVVGGASGKKQLIVVVPSLDTPVCATETRNFNKKASELGDVDLTIVSMDLPFAGGRFCSTEGIENLTVASDFRNKDFANAYGVLIADGPLAGVTCRAIFAVDAEGTITYKEIVPEITEEPNYDSALAAVK
- the dxr gene encoding 1-deoxy-D-xylulose-5-phosphate reductoisomerase yields the protein MIILGSTGSIGVNALAIAERFSLNVEALVAGNSIDRLNQQIEKHRPNWVVIANEADIPRVNHPNVLSGEEAILRVIEEADSEFVVNALVGFLGLRPTLKALERGKKVALANKESLVAAGAFIDTSRIHPIDSEHFGLWYLLNDSRPVKKMTITASGGAFRDWPLEKLATATLEDALKHPNWSMGQKITIDSASMMNKLFELLEARWLFGELDYDAIIETRSLIHAFVDFADGSTTAHIAGANMQLPIAYALMGKVEEQILEPVDLLKVGGLEFREITKERYPVWEIKEALLREPQRGAVVNAANEAAIAQFIAGNIGFLDISRRVVDAFEHFDRVPGSVEEVFAIDEEVRAYVGAMS
- a CDS encoding TIGR04219 family outer membrane beta-barrel protein, which gives rise to MKKWFKFVALLALSAVPVLSDVLRVEAGGGVWMQTPKGTIAYQTSTDSGSSTNREDQTQRGYAWLYVKHPVPVLPNIRLEYCNISTDGDVTVTLGSLIPVTTSSTSSFDTNEYDAVLYYNLLDNTFWTTLDLGVDVKALDYRFDVAPTNDLIAYGGYSKSGTFVLPLVYARARVEIPGTGLGIEGLGSYISYQKSHVYDARIKADWTMTFVPGIQPGVEVGYRIQKITINVDDKAIDGDIDFSGLYVGAFLRF
- a CDS encoding TIGR04219 family outer membrane beta-barrel protein, translated to MMSMKLKTAAALVAALFSLNASADFLRAEAGIGAFNAAPGGTFEDKSGAPSFDLKDDLGIDTENDFYVWAYVKHPVPVIPNVRLEYLNLTHNPDGASSFNVSELDGILYYNILDDTFFVTVDIGLDVKYVTSDSKGFDDSETLALAYARARVEPLDSLGLETLVKVTNYQDNKGYDFRIKADYTLTSLPVVQPGLEIGYRIHKVQYAIGDYINKGEYTGVYGGLMLRF
- a CDS encoding MotA/TolQ/ExbB proton channel family protein translates to MTEKHREWEMVIEEDLAALSQRFHRHTLCGMRLLWLMSLPLLLWLFAMAGFTGLVNFNVELHSVIMMGAIFLIWLFFAPHNAYYAACKLRRGFGSIQRALAAFINKNLLAVAGVEKADATLDDFLAESAGTMRNENFSSVAAGIFPTLGILGTFISIAISMPDFSAQTSEVLEQEISRLLGGVGTAFYVSIYGIFLSIWWIFFEKSGISRFERDVAELREVTRPFFWEKKEIEQTYYRKSLAHFEKLDTLYDTMASRDFVAEVNRTLEQRLHIFGQIIEREQQAAEALGKLMAQSGSLFERTMQEQTVSAEALQRVGLGVERFAAQMREEDERMEQRRQTLSREYQHGVTVAETLGGEIARLSEALANLNAGNVKELYSGVLSNIESMKQEIDRVGVQFDEHIRGFDAQFLEKLQRTLKLIDSETAQIVEQIARLNKSDGETR
- a CDS encoding alpha/beta hydrolase, with product MSKKVLLLHGWGGSDFPHWQSWLAGELAKDYGTVCFPLLDHPHFPSKNRWVRQVKALLEEFRPDVVICHSLANTLWFHLCHEGEIAPVANLFLIAPPRLDCEIETIKSFFPVTPPANLFAENVQLVTSTTDPYMTPEEAQALQAALDVPMTVLEAAGHINADSGYGEWPWILEQVRGLG